The Pedobacter ginsengisoli region TTTGCAGCTTGGCGATAACTTTACGCCTAAAAGTTTGCCTGTTTTGGAAGAGTATTTGAAATACCTACCTATCGATCTGGCTGTTTTTGTAGAGTTAAGGCACGAAGGATGGTTTTTAGAAGAAGCAAATAGAAGCCAGGTATTTGATATGTTGGCAAAGCTAAATAAGGGAGCGGTAATAACTGATGCGAGCGGAAGGAGAGATTGTGTGCATATGGAATTAACAATACCTGAAATATTTATCCGTTTTGTTGGAAATGGATCAGCTCATCAGGATTCTGACTTTGCAAGAATTGACGATTGGGTAGTTAGAATTAAAGAATGGTTAGATAAAGGGCTGGAAAAAGTATACTTCTTTTTGCATCAGCACGATGAAAAGGATACTCCAATTCTGGCCGATTATACTATTAAACAGTTTAACAAACACTTAGGCAGCAAAATTCCTGATATTAATTTTATTACAAAAACAGGAGAATTATTTTAAATAGTATACCTAACTTGTAGACATTAATATTTACTTTTATTTTAACTAAAAAATATAATTATGAGTTTAAGAATAGGGGACGCAGCTCCCAATTTTAAGGCAGAAACTTCTATAGGTAACATCGATTTTTATGATTTTCTGGGTGATAGCTGGGGAGTTTTATTTTCTCACCCTGCAGACTATACCCCGGTATGTACAACAGAACTTGGACGTACTGCATCTTTAAAGGGAGAGTTTGAAAAAAGAAATGTTAAAGTATTGGCACTTAGTGTTGATTCTGCAGAGTCTCATAAAGGCTGGATTAAAGACATTAACGAAACTCAAAACACAAATGTTGAGTTTCCTATTATTGCAGATGAGGACAAGAAAATTGCAGATTTATATGACATGATTCACCCGAATGCTTCGGAAACCTTAACTGTACGCTCGTTGTTCATCATTTCTCCTGATAAAAAAGTTAAATTGATGCTAACGTATCCTGCTTCTACAGGACGTAATTTTAACGAGGTATTAAGAGTGATTGATTCATTGCAGCTTACTGCAAATTATAGTGTTGCAACTCCTGCTGATTGGGAAGACGGCGAAGATGTTGTTGTAATGAACAGTATTAAAACAGAAGATATTCCTGCAAGGTTCCCTAAAGGGCATAAAGTGATTAAACCTTATTTAAGAACTACACCACAACCTAATAAGTAATAAATAAACATAAAACAGAAAAGGGGCCTATAGGCCCCTTTTCTGTTTTTATTAACTAAATCTGGCCAACAGTTCTTCGTACTTCTTACCAATTTTATTGCTCAGTTCAGTTTGCTTATAACCTTCAGTAACTCTATGAAGGTTACTTAATACATACATGCCCAACTTAATGTCTCTTATATAGGCATTAAATCGTTCAGGTTCTAACGAAGCGATATAGGTTAGCTCTTTATTTAAAAATTCAAAGGTTTCATTTGTTAGTGAATTGGCTGCTTTAATCTCATTTAAAGCATACATATTTTGAATGGTCTGAAATCTGTTTATTGAATCATCAATCGAATAACTTTTAAGAGGGATATCTTTAACACTTTTCACCAGAATGTTACGTGCCTTATCCATTTTTCCTTCCATTACAAGGTTAGTTGTAAGGGAGTTATAAGCGGTCCAGGAGCTTTGCGCAACTCTTCTGCTTTCCGGATCCATGTATTTAGCCGTTTTAAAGCCTTTAAAATCAAATTTATGCATCAGATTATCGTACATCAAATCGCTATTGGTTTTCTCCAGTTTGTCTCGCGTATCATTAGGGTCAACTTTAAAAGGAAGTAAACGCAGCGCATATCCTTCAAGGTAAAGGTATTTGCCCAAGCCAACATAAGTATCTTCAGATACATTTGATTCAAAATATATTGGTCTTTCCCAATTGTTGTTGGCAATGATATCCAATAACGCCAGGTCTGATTTGAACATGATGTTCTTATTGTAATTCCATTCCATTTGTTTGGCTACTTTATCTTTGTCCTTAGCAGAAATGGTATGTGTTTTTATCAGTTGATCGGGATCAACAGTGAGTTTAAAGTTTTTAGTAGGAAGGAAATTCACGAAGCTACCATCGGTTAATGGTAACATATCGCTTTTTTCATCAGAGGTTAGTACCGATAACAGG contains the following coding sequences:
- a CDS encoding DUF72 domain-containing protein; amino-acid sequence: MDFGKVADSQIKDVDFTLPQDGLQTSKTLLKGKPAKKPEFYIGCAKWGRKEWLNMIYPPKTKEADFLDQYVKHFNSIELNAVFYSIPNAELIKKWKAKAEDNSSNSFIFCPKFSRTISHIKRLKDAEVPTDLFLASISEFGQYLGPCFLQLGDNFTPKSLPVLEEYLKYLPIDLAVFVELRHEGWFLEEANRSQVFDMLAKLNKGAVITDASGRRDCVHMELTIPEIFIRFVGNGSAHQDSDFARIDDWVVRIKEWLDKGLEKVYFFLHQHDEKDTPILADYTIKQFNKHLGSKIPDINFITKTGELF
- a CDS encoding peroxiredoxin, whose amino-acid sequence is MSLRIGDAAPNFKAETSIGNIDFYDFLGDSWGVLFSHPADYTPVCTTELGRTASLKGEFEKRNVKVLALSVDSAESHKGWIKDINETQNTNVEFPIIADEDKKIADLYDMIHPNASETLTVRSLFIISPDKKVKLMLTYPASTGRNFNEVLRVIDSLQLTANYSVATPADWEDGEDVVVMNSIKTEDIPARFPKGHKVIKPYLRTTPQPNK